A genomic segment from Biomphalaria glabrata chromosome 16, xgBioGlab47.1, whole genome shotgun sequence encodes:
- the LOC106080160 gene encoding transcription factor mef2A-like isoform X5 — MMTQDRATGQPMAGSTPPKNLNPSAPIFQQSGERSPSDVNYLGQEAGSPGLLTNGGIHHYGTNYSLGASSNLSKLQAPHQIPSLMVNGAAQVAPHVAAHPMLTTGGRANHLVPSSKTQYFVAVPDNLNGPVPRQQQQQARITSNHLGLGNGEPGDNVLPNEAVPPVGGGEEETEEEGADAASSEGGRYPESVLEPIKKQMQFYFSSENLPNDKFLNSKMDNDKYIPLELFLDFGRIKPICDNYEQLAQAVELSSILELNESRTKVRVSQCRKTLTLRGFPANATKEEICEFILSIGGPSPTHIEFVMLKEKCSNWYVSFKDESIALNCFFKLHNAKAEYKGYPIGCCIKSSGTLAAAGYFPSSEESNQRRMAQQNHVSVPPVNPTATPAMQSTLAQPQQPQTLMQPYNTMPIYNQLVQATPGIYYQQATPAPYLGWTGMTSMLTPNWAGPAAMEPGLIMQNNGLQPQHIRTNMPRHIMPQTGAQHRFNKPQRNRQQVERSASERSDRGSVVSISSAGQSRSSPRSVDSGSSAGMVQQSGAYVTRRPRDEVVINQQQLVQTAQHQYVTPIVTQQQQHVVTTAAPTTIVNPVESTIHFPQQQPIIVQPTMTVPTTAPPMPTPQTNNPPPLTPQQMHHQPPPQLHHHQQPPHQHQPPAHHPAPHPVSHQQHHQPPPLSHHQSHHQQPLQGGNHQSHPNPHMMPPLHHPQPHHQMPPPSVSHHQHQQPPLGNRQTDRKRGKRNDVRNQRNQSSRVSSQAPVPPDNFTMEANSFPPLPGAANSVANSDVSLENRMSDIVRGKPPRTSVSSSSGVQRAPSTTPSPVATPAPPVVSSAPQRVSGPAAVDVPSGGDDADSLQEDDTSSSFEEGDTDETRSIRSETQSATSSEPSVVPIPSRSQKANTPVMTPTPVSSHRPGENRPGVHNQSSGPTRIAQQPAPPQQVLISPALTSPMTQEAPKPSYAQMVAQKNRDAANGITPSDASSSVSSNPITNSGTLNGPSAAGAQNNSSTASSNLVRSNSQTSNAFREQGNHQAGAQPVPRSAQRGSSKDNVVRAEGPTQSSRPSSNGPRRNSKENRSGNKFDRRKPEPRPK, encoded by the exons ATGATGACTCAGGACAGGGCAACTGGGCAACCAATGGct GGTTCTACTCCGCCCAAAAATCTCAACCCTTCGGCACCTATATTTCAACAGTCTGGAGAAAGATCTCCTTCTGATGTCAATTATCTGGGTCAAGAGGCTGGATCCCCAG GTCTGTTGACCAATGGAGGTATCCATCACTACGGCACAAATTATTCTTTGGGAGCTAGCAGCAACCTCTCTAAGCTGCAGGCCCCTCACCAGATTCCAAGCCTTATGGTGAACGGTGCAGCTCAGGTGGCACCCCACGTGGCAGCTCATCCCATGCTAACCACGGGCGGTCGAGCCAACCATCTAGTGCCTAGCTCTAAGACACAATACTTTGTTGCTGTTCCTGATAACTTGAATGGACCTGTTCCACGGCAGCAGCAGCAACAAGCAAGGATCACATCAAATCACCTTG GACTAGGAAATGGTGAGCCAGGAGACAACGTGCTGCCCAATGAAGCTGTCCCTCCTGTTGGTGGAGGGGAGGAGGAAACAGAGGAAGAGGGGGCTGATGCAGCAAGTAGCGAAG GAGGCAGGTATCCCGAGTCTGTGCTTGAGCCTATTAAGAAACAGATGCAGTTTTATTTCTCCTC AGAAAACTTACCCAATGACaagtttttaaattctaaaatgGATAACGATAAGTACATACCGCTGGAGCTGTTTCTTGACTTTGGTAGGATCAAGCCTATATGTGACAACTACGAGCAGTTGGCCCAGGCTGTAGAAT TGAGTTCCATCTTAGAATTGAATGAGTCTAGAACTAAAGTTAGAGTTTCCCAGTGCAGGAAAACTTTGACACTGCGAGGTTTCCCTGCGAATGCCACAAAAGAG GAAATTTGTGAATTCATTCTGAGCATAGGTGGGCCATCACCAACTCATATAGAGTTTGTCATGTTGAAAGAGAAGTGCTCCAACTGGTATGTCAGCTTCAAAGATGAGTCCATTGCCTTGAACTGCTTTTTTAAGTTACATAATGCCAAAGCAGAATACAAAGGCTATCCTATTGGG TGCTGTATCAAGTCTTCGGGTACTTTGGCTGCTGCTGGATACTTTCCTTCATCTGAAGAGTCTAACCAGCGTAGAATGGCCCAGCAGAACCATGTATCTGTCCCCCCTGTCAATCCCACAGCAACTCCGGCTATGCAGAGCACTCTAGCACAACCTCAACAACCACAGACATTAATGCAACCGTACAACACCATGCCAATCTACAACCAGCTCGTGCAAGCCACACCTGGAATCTATTACCAGCAG GCCACTCCTGCACCTTATTTAGGTTGGACCGGTATGACCAGTATGCTGACCCCAAATTGGGCTGGCCCTGCAGCCATGGAGCCAGGACTT ATCATGCAAAACAATGGTTTGCAGCCTCAACATATCAGGACTAATATGCCTCGACATATAATGCCACAGACTGGAGCACAGCATCGTTTTAATAA GCCGCAGCGTAATCGCCAACAGGTTGAGCGTAGTGCTTCAGAGAGAAGTGACCGTGGATCTGTAGTGTCTATTTCGTCAGCTGGTCAGTCTCGTTCCAGCCCACGTAGTGTTGACAGTGGTAGTAGTGCTGGCATGGTGCAACAGAGTGGGGCTTATGTGACCCGTCGCCCTAGAGATGAAGTTGTTATCAACCAACAGCAGTTAGTGCAGACTGCCCAGCATCAGTATGTGACACCTATTGTTACTCAGCAGCAGCAACATGTTGTCACCACTGCAGCTCCCACTACCATAGTCAACCCTGTAGAATCAACAATTCATTTTCCGCAACAGCAGCCTATTATTGTACAGCCGACAATGACTGTGCCCACCACTGCACCTCCAATGCCTACCCCACAGACAAATAATCCGCCCCCTTTGACTCCGCAACAGATGCACCACCAACCCCCTCCTCAATTACATCACCACCAACAGCCCCCTCATCAGCACCAGCCTCCTGCCCATCACCCAGCCCCTCACCCCGTCAGCCATCAGCAACACCACCAGCCACCACCCCTTTCCCACCATCAGTCACATCACCAGCAACCTCTGCAAGGTGGAAATCACCAGTCTCACCCAAACCCTCATATGATGCCCCCACTCCATCACCCACAGCCTCATCATCAGATGCCCCCACCTTCTGTTTCCCATCATCAACATCAGCAGCCACCGCTAggcaacagacagacagacag aaaAAGAGGTAAACGCAATGATGTTAGAAATCAG AGAAATCAGTCTAGTAGAGTTAGTTCACAAGCCCCTGTTCCTCCAGACAACTTTACAATGGAGGCTAATTCTTTTCCACCACTTCCTGGCGCAGCA AACAGTGTAGCCAATTCTGATGTTTCTCTGGAAAACCGAATGTCAGACATAGTGAGAGGAAAGCCTCCACGAACATCTGTCTCCAGTAGCTCTGGTGTTCAGAGGGCCCCTTCCACGACCCCAAGCCCAGTAGCTACACCAGCTCCCCCTGTGGTTTCCTCAGCTCCTCAAAGAGTGTCAGGGCCTGCTGCTGTTGATGTTCCCAGTGGTGGGGATGATGCTGATTCTCTCCAGGAGGATGATACATCTTCTTCTTTTGAAGAAGGGGATACTGATGAGACAAGGTCAATACGCTCAGAGACACAGTCAGCAACATCATCAGAGCCATCAGTTGTGCCAATACCTTCTCG GTCTCAGAAAGCCAATACCCCTGTTATGACACCGACCCCTGTCTCATCACATAGGCCTGGGGAGAACAGGCCAGGTGTACACAATCAAAGCTCTGGTCCCACTAGGATAGCCCAGCAGCCAGCACCACCGCAGCAAGTTTTGATTTCACCTGCTTTAACTTCACCTATGACT CAGGAAGCTCCAAAACCTTCTTATGCTCAGATGGTGGCCCAGAAAAATCGTGATGCGGCCAATGGAATTACTCCCAGTGATGCCTCTAGTAGTGTCTCATCCAACCCAATCACAAACTCAGGAACACTTAATGGCCCATCAGCTGCTGGTGCCCAGAATAATAGCAGCACTGCCTCGTCCAACCTAGTAAGATCCAACAGTCAGACATCCAATGCCTTCCGTGAGCAGGGAAATCACCAGGCTGGTGCTCAGCCTGTGCCTCGCTCAGCCCAAAGGGGCTCTTCTAAAGACAATGTTGTCCGGGCAGAAGGACCTACTCAATCCTCTCGGCCTTCTAGCAATGGCCCCCGCAGGAACTCCAAGGAAAATAGATCAGGGAATAAATTTGACAGAAGGAAACCTGAGCCTCGCCCAAAATAA
- the LOC106080160 gene encoding transcription factor mef2A-like isoform X3 yields MMTQDRATGQPMAQEVNEEFSRTPASTRLLNLNPSAQPFRQTPSGSTPPKNLNPSAPIFQQSGERSPSDVNYLGQEAGSPGLLTNGGIHHYGTNYSLGASSNLSKLQAPHQIPSLMVNGAAQVAPHVAAHPMLTTGGRANHLVPSSKTQYFVAVPDNLNGPVPRQQQQQARITSNHLGLGNGEPGDNVLPNEAVPPVGGGEEETEEEGADAASSEGGRYPESVLEPIKKQMQFYFSSENLPNDKFLNSKMDNDKYIPLELFLDFGRIKPICDNYEQLAQAVELSSILELNESRTKVRVSQCRKTLTLRGFPANATKEEICEFILSIGGPSPTHIEFVMLKEKCSNWYVSFKDESIALNCFFKLHNAKAEYKGYPIGCCIKSSGTLAAAGYFPSSEESNQRRMAQQNHVSVPPVNPTATPAMQSTLAQPQQPQTLMQPYNTMPIYNQLVQATPGIYYQQATPAPYLGWTGMTSMLTPNWAGPAAMEPGLIMQNNGLQPQHIRTNMPRHIMPQTGAQHRFNKPQRNRQQVERSASERSDRGSVVSISSAGQSRSSPRSVDSGSSAGMVQQSGAYVTRRPRDEVVINQQQLVQTAQHQYVTPIVTQQQQHVVTTAAPTTIVNPVESTIHFPQQQPIIVQPTMTVPTTAPPMPTPQTNNPPPLTPQQMHHQPPPQLHHHQQPPHQHQPPAHHPAPHPVSHQQHHQPPPLSHHQSHHQQPLQGGNHQSHPNPHMMPPLHHPQPHHQMPPPSVSHHQHQQPPLGNRQTDRKRGKRNDVRNQRNQSSRVSSQAPVPPDNFTMEANSFPPLPGAANSVANSDVSLENRMSDIVRGKPPRTSVSSSSGVQRAPSTTPSPVATPAPPVVSSAPQRVSGPAAVDVPSGGDDADSLQEDDTSSSFEEGDTDETRSIRSETQSATSSEPSVVPIPSRSQKANTPVMTPTPVSSHRPGENRPGVHNQSSGPTRIAQQPAPPQQVLISPALTSPMTQEAPKPSYAQMVAQKNRDAANGITPSDASSSVSSNPITNSGTLNGPSAAGAQNNSSTASSNLVRSNSQTSNAFREQGNHQAGAQPVPRSAQRGSSKDNVVRAEGPTQSSRPSSNGPRRNSKENRSGNKFDRRKPEPRPK; encoded by the exons ATGATGACTCAGGACAGGGCAACTGGGCAACCAATGGct CAGGAAGTGAATGAGGAGTTTTCCAGA actCCTGCCTCTACTCGGCTATTGAACCTAAATCCTTCGGCTCAACCTTTCCGCCAGACTCCTTCT GGTTCTACTCCGCCCAAAAATCTCAACCCTTCGGCACCTATATTTCAACAGTCTGGAGAAAGATCTCCTTCTGATGTCAATTATCTGGGTCAAGAGGCTGGATCCCCAG GTCTGTTGACCAATGGAGGTATCCATCACTACGGCACAAATTATTCTTTGGGAGCTAGCAGCAACCTCTCTAAGCTGCAGGCCCCTCACCAGATTCCAAGCCTTATGGTGAACGGTGCAGCTCAGGTGGCACCCCACGTGGCAGCTCATCCCATGCTAACCACGGGCGGTCGAGCCAACCATCTAGTGCCTAGCTCTAAGACACAATACTTTGTTGCTGTTCCTGATAACTTGAATGGACCTGTTCCACGGCAGCAGCAGCAACAAGCAAGGATCACATCAAATCACCTTG GACTAGGAAATGGTGAGCCAGGAGACAACGTGCTGCCCAATGAAGCTGTCCCTCCTGTTGGTGGAGGGGAGGAGGAAACAGAGGAAGAGGGGGCTGATGCAGCAAGTAGCGAAG GAGGCAGGTATCCCGAGTCTGTGCTTGAGCCTATTAAGAAACAGATGCAGTTTTATTTCTCCTC AGAAAACTTACCCAATGACaagtttttaaattctaaaatgGATAACGATAAGTACATACCGCTGGAGCTGTTTCTTGACTTTGGTAGGATCAAGCCTATATGTGACAACTACGAGCAGTTGGCCCAGGCTGTAGAAT TGAGTTCCATCTTAGAATTGAATGAGTCTAGAACTAAAGTTAGAGTTTCCCAGTGCAGGAAAACTTTGACACTGCGAGGTTTCCCTGCGAATGCCACAAAAGAG GAAATTTGTGAATTCATTCTGAGCATAGGTGGGCCATCACCAACTCATATAGAGTTTGTCATGTTGAAAGAGAAGTGCTCCAACTGGTATGTCAGCTTCAAAGATGAGTCCATTGCCTTGAACTGCTTTTTTAAGTTACATAATGCCAAAGCAGAATACAAAGGCTATCCTATTGGG TGCTGTATCAAGTCTTCGGGTACTTTGGCTGCTGCTGGATACTTTCCTTCATCTGAAGAGTCTAACCAGCGTAGAATGGCCCAGCAGAACCATGTATCTGTCCCCCCTGTCAATCCCACAGCAACTCCGGCTATGCAGAGCACTCTAGCACAACCTCAACAACCACAGACATTAATGCAACCGTACAACACCATGCCAATCTACAACCAGCTCGTGCAAGCCACACCTGGAATCTATTACCAGCAG GCCACTCCTGCACCTTATTTAGGTTGGACCGGTATGACCAGTATGCTGACCCCAAATTGGGCTGGCCCTGCAGCCATGGAGCCAGGACTT ATCATGCAAAACAATGGTTTGCAGCCTCAACATATCAGGACTAATATGCCTCGACATATAATGCCACAGACTGGAGCACAGCATCGTTTTAATAA GCCGCAGCGTAATCGCCAACAGGTTGAGCGTAGTGCTTCAGAGAGAAGTGACCGTGGATCTGTAGTGTCTATTTCGTCAGCTGGTCAGTCTCGTTCCAGCCCACGTAGTGTTGACAGTGGTAGTAGTGCTGGCATGGTGCAACAGAGTGGGGCTTATGTGACCCGTCGCCCTAGAGATGAAGTTGTTATCAACCAACAGCAGTTAGTGCAGACTGCCCAGCATCAGTATGTGACACCTATTGTTACTCAGCAGCAGCAACATGTTGTCACCACTGCAGCTCCCACTACCATAGTCAACCCTGTAGAATCAACAATTCATTTTCCGCAACAGCAGCCTATTATTGTACAGCCGACAATGACTGTGCCCACCACTGCACCTCCAATGCCTACCCCACAGACAAATAATCCGCCCCCTTTGACTCCGCAACAGATGCACCACCAACCCCCTCCTCAATTACATCACCACCAACAGCCCCCTCATCAGCACCAGCCTCCTGCCCATCACCCAGCCCCTCACCCCGTCAGCCATCAGCAACACCACCAGCCACCACCCCTTTCCCACCATCAGTCACATCACCAGCAACCTCTGCAAGGTGGAAATCACCAGTCTCACCCAAACCCTCATATGATGCCCCCACTCCATCACCCACAGCCTCATCATCAGATGCCCCCACCTTCTGTTTCCCATCATCAACATCAGCAGCCACCGCTAggcaacagacagacagacag aaaAAGAGGTAAACGCAATGATGTTAGAAATCAG AGAAATCAGTCTAGTAGAGTTAGTTCACAAGCCCCTGTTCCTCCAGACAACTTTACAATGGAGGCTAATTCTTTTCCACCACTTCCTGGCGCAGCA AACAGTGTAGCCAATTCTGATGTTTCTCTGGAAAACCGAATGTCAGACATAGTGAGAGGAAAGCCTCCACGAACATCTGTCTCCAGTAGCTCTGGTGTTCAGAGGGCCCCTTCCACGACCCCAAGCCCAGTAGCTACACCAGCTCCCCCTGTGGTTTCCTCAGCTCCTCAAAGAGTGTCAGGGCCTGCTGCTGTTGATGTTCCCAGTGGTGGGGATGATGCTGATTCTCTCCAGGAGGATGATACATCTTCTTCTTTTGAAGAAGGGGATACTGATGAGACAAGGTCAATACGCTCAGAGACACAGTCAGCAACATCATCAGAGCCATCAGTTGTGCCAATACCTTCTCG GTCTCAGAAAGCCAATACCCCTGTTATGACACCGACCCCTGTCTCATCACATAGGCCTGGGGAGAACAGGCCAGGTGTACACAATCAAAGCTCTGGTCCCACTAGGATAGCCCAGCAGCCAGCACCACCGCAGCAAGTTTTGATTTCACCTGCTTTAACTTCACCTATGACT CAGGAAGCTCCAAAACCTTCTTATGCTCAGATGGTGGCCCAGAAAAATCGTGATGCGGCCAATGGAATTACTCCCAGTGATGCCTCTAGTAGTGTCTCATCCAACCCAATCACAAACTCAGGAACACTTAATGGCCCATCAGCTGCTGGTGCCCAGAATAATAGCAGCACTGCCTCGTCCAACCTAGTAAGATCCAACAGTCAGACATCCAATGCCTTCCGTGAGCAGGGAAATCACCAGGCTGGTGCTCAGCCTGTGCCTCGCTCAGCCCAAAGGGGCTCTTCTAAAGACAATGTTGTCCGGGCAGAAGGACCTACTCAATCCTCTCGGCCTTCTAGCAATGGCCCCCGCAGGAACTCCAAGGAAAATAGATCAGGGAATAAATTTGACAGAAGGAAACCTGAGCCTCGCCCAAAATAA
- the LOC106080160 gene encoding transcription factor mef2A-like isoform X4 codes for MMTQDRATGQPMATPASTRLLNLNPSAQPFRQTPSGSTPPKNLNPSAPIFQQSGERSPSDVNYLGQEAGSPGLLTNGGIHHYGTNYSLGASSNLSKLQAPHQIPSLMVNGAAQVAPHVAAHPMLTTGGRANHLVPSSKTQYFVAVPDNLNGPVPRQQQQQARITSNHLGLGNGEPGDNVLPNEAVPPVGGGEEETEEEGADAASSEGGRYPESVLEPIKKQMQFYFSSENLPNDKFLNSKMDNDKYIPLELFLDFGRIKPICDNYEQLAQAVELSSILELNESRTKVRVSQCRKTLTLRGFPANATKEEICEFILSIGGPSPTHIEFVMLKEKCSNWYVSFKDESIALNCFFKLHNAKAEYKGYPIGCCIKSSGTLAAAGYFPSSEESNQRRMAQQNHVSVPPVNPTATPAMQSTLAQPQQPQTLMQPYNTMPIYNQLVQATPGIYYQQATPAPYLGWTGMTSMLTPNWAGPAAMEPGLIMQNNGLQPQHIRTNMPRHIMPQTGAQHRFNKPQRNRQQVERSASERSDRGSVVSISSAGQSRSSPRSVDSGSSAGMVQQSGAYVTRRPRDEVVINQQQLVQTAQHQYVTPIVTQQQQHVVTTAAPTTIVNPVESTIHFPQQQPIIVQPTMTVPTTAPPMPTPQTNNPPPLTPQQMHHQPPPQLHHHQQPPHQHQPPAHHPAPHPVSHQQHHQPPPLSHHQSHHQQPLQGGNHQSHPNPHMMPPLHHPQPHHQMPPPSVSHHQHQQPPLGNRQTDRKRGKRNDVRNQRNQSSRVSSQAPVPPDNFTMEANSFPPLPGAANSVANSDVSLENRMSDIVRGKPPRTSVSSSSGVQRAPSTTPSPVATPAPPVVSSAPQRVSGPAAVDVPSGGDDADSLQEDDTSSSFEEGDTDETRSIRSETQSATSSEPSVVPIPSRSQKANTPVMTPTPVSSHRPGENRPGVHNQSSGPTRIAQQPAPPQQVLISPALTSPMTQEAPKPSYAQMVAQKNRDAANGITPSDASSSVSSNPITNSGTLNGPSAAGAQNNSSTASSNLVRSNSQTSNAFREQGNHQAGAQPVPRSAQRGSSKDNVVRAEGPTQSSRPSSNGPRRNSKENRSGNKFDRRKPEPRPK; via the exons ATGATGACTCAGGACAGGGCAACTGGGCAACCAATGGct actCCTGCCTCTACTCGGCTATTGAACCTAAATCCTTCGGCTCAACCTTTCCGCCAGACTCCTTCT GGTTCTACTCCGCCCAAAAATCTCAACCCTTCGGCACCTATATTTCAACAGTCTGGAGAAAGATCTCCTTCTGATGTCAATTATCTGGGTCAAGAGGCTGGATCCCCAG GTCTGTTGACCAATGGAGGTATCCATCACTACGGCACAAATTATTCTTTGGGAGCTAGCAGCAACCTCTCTAAGCTGCAGGCCCCTCACCAGATTCCAAGCCTTATGGTGAACGGTGCAGCTCAGGTGGCACCCCACGTGGCAGCTCATCCCATGCTAACCACGGGCGGTCGAGCCAACCATCTAGTGCCTAGCTCTAAGACACAATACTTTGTTGCTGTTCCTGATAACTTGAATGGACCTGTTCCACGGCAGCAGCAGCAACAAGCAAGGATCACATCAAATCACCTTG GACTAGGAAATGGTGAGCCAGGAGACAACGTGCTGCCCAATGAAGCTGTCCCTCCTGTTGGTGGAGGGGAGGAGGAAACAGAGGAAGAGGGGGCTGATGCAGCAAGTAGCGAAG GAGGCAGGTATCCCGAGTCTGTGCTTGAGCCTATTAAGAAACAGATGCAGTTTTATTTCTCCTC AGAAAACTTACCCAATGACaagtttttaaattctaaaatgGATAACGATAAGTACATACCGCTGGAGCTGTTTCTTGACTTTGGTAGGATCAAGCCTATATGTGACAACTACGAGCAGTTGGCCCAGGCTGTAGAAT TGAGTTCCATCTTAGAATTGAATGAGTCTAGAACTAAAGTTAGAGTTTCCCAGTGCAGGAAAACTTTGACACTGCGAGGTTTCCCTGCGAATGCCACAAAAGAG GAAATTTGTGAATTCATTCTGAGCATAGGTGGGCCATCACCAACTCATATAGAGTTTGTCATGTTGAAAGAGAAGTGCTCCAACTGGTATGTCAGCTTCAAAGATGAGTCCATTGCCTTGAACTGCTTTTTTAAGTTACATAATGCCAAAGCAGAATACAAAGGCTATCCTATTGGG TGCTGTATCAAGTCTTCGGGTACTTTGGCTGCTGCTGGATACTTTCCTTCATCTGAAGAGTCTAACCAGCGTAGAATGGCCCAGCAGAACCATGTATCTGTCCCCCCTGTCAATCCCACAGCAACTCCGGCTATGCAGAGCACTCTAGCACAACCTCAACAACCACAGACATTAATGCAACCGTACAACACCATGCCAATCTACAACCAGCTCGTGCAAGCCACACCTGGAATCTATTACCAGCAG GCCACTCCTGCACCTTATTTAGGTTGGACCGGTATGACCAGTATGCTGACCCCAAATTGGGCTGGCCCTGCAGCCATGGAGCCAGGACTT ATCATGCAAAACAATGGTTTGCAGCCTCAACATATCAGGACTAATATGCCTCGACATATAATGCCACAGACTGGAGCACAGCATCGTTTTAATAA GCCGCAGCGTAATCGCCAACAGGTTGAGCGTAGTGCTTCAGAGAGAAGTGACCGTGGATCTGTAGTGTCTATTTCGTCAGCTGGTCAGTCTCGTTCCAGCCCACGTAGTGTTGACAGTGGTAGTAGTGCTGGCATGGTGCAACAGAGTGGGGCTTATGTGACCCGTCGCCCTAGAGATGAAGTTGTTATCAACCAACAGCAGTTAGTGCAGACTGCCCAGCATCAGTATGTGACACCTATTGTTACTCAGCAGCAGCAACATGTTGTCACCACTGCAGCTCCCACTACCATAGTCAACCCTGTAGAATCAACAATTCATTTTCCGCAACAGCAGCCTATTATTGTACAGCCGACAATGACTGTGCCCACCACTGCACCTCCAATGCCTACCCCACAGACAAATAATCCGCCCCCTTTGACTCCGCAACAGATGCACCACCAACCCCCTCCTCAATTACATCACCACCAACAGCCCCCTCATCAGCACCAGCCTCCTGCCCATCACCCAGCCCCTCACCCCGTCAGCCATCAGCAACACCACCAGCCACCACCCCTTTCCCACCATCAGTCACATCACCAGCAACCTCTGCAAGGTGGAAATCACCAGTCTCACCCAAACCCTCATATGATGCCCCCACTCCATCACCCACAGCCTCATCATCAGATGCCCCCACCTTCTGTTTCCCATCATCAACATCAGCAGCCACCGCTAggcaacagacagacagacag aaaAAGAGGTAAACGCAATGATGTTAGAAATCAG AGAAATCAGTCTAGTAGAGTTAGTTCACAAGCCCCTGTTCCTCCAGACAACTTTACAATGGAGGCTAATTCTTTTCCACCACTTCCTGGCGCAGCA AACAGTGTAGCCAATTCTGATGTTTCTCTGGAAAACCGAATGTCAGACATAGTGAGAGGAAAGCCTCCACGAACATCTGTCTCCAGTAGCTCTGGTGTTCAGAGGGCCCCTTCCACGACCCCAAGCCCAGTAGCTACACCAGCTCCCCCTGTGGTTTCCTCAGCTCCTCAAAGAGTGTCAGGGCCTGCTGCTGTTGATGTTCCCAGTGGTGGGGATGATGCTGATTCTCTCCAGGAGGATGATACATCTTCTTCTTTTGAAGAAGGGGATACTGATGAGACAAGGTCAATACGCTCAGAGACACAGTCAGCAACATCATCAGAGCCATCAGTTGTGCCAATACCTTCTCG GTCTCAGAAAGCCAATACCCCTGTTATGACACCGACCCCTGTCTCATCACATAGGCCTGGGGAGAACAGGCCAGGTGTACACAATCAAAGCTCTGGTCCCACTAGGATAGCCCAGCAGCCAGCACCACCGCAGCAAGTTTTGATTTCACCTGCTTTAACTTCACCTATGACT CAGGAAGCTCCAAAACCTTCTTATGCTCAGATGGTGGCCCAGAAAAATCGTGATGCGGCCAATGGAATTACTCCCAGTGATGCCTCTAGTAGTGTCTCATCCAACCCAATCACAAACTCAGGAACACTTAATGGCCCATCAGCTGCTGGTGCCCAGAATAATAGCAGCACTGCCTCGTCCAACCTAGTAAGATCCAACAGTCAGACATCCAATGCCTTCCGTGAGCAGGGAAATCACCAGGCTGGTGCTCAGCCTGTGCCTCGCTCAGCCCAAAGGGGCTCTTCTAAAGACAATGTTGTCCGGGCAGAAGGACCTACTCAATCCTCTCGGCCTTCTAGCAATGGCCCCCGCAGGAACTCCAAGGAAAATAGATCAGGGAATAAATTTGACAGAAGGAAACCTGAGCCTCGCCCAAAATAA